Part of the Sebastes umbrosus isolate fSebUmb1 chromosome 3, fSebUmb1.pri, whole genome shotgun sequence genome is shown below.
ATATTTAAGAAACAATTGATAAAAATGCGTCAGAATAAAAGTTACCCTACCTGCCATAGGAGTGCTCTGAGCGATGTTCTCGTAAGCGCCAGCTTTTGCCTTGGCCAGGAGGGCGGCCTTCTCTGCCTTTTCACTGTCCAGCATGGCATTCCTGTTGGCAGCTGCCTTCTTAGCATCCAGCTTCTTTTGCCGGCAAGACTTGGCGGGCTCTGAAAGCATGCGCACCTGGCGGCGGAAGGCACTGAGGACTTGGATGGCTCCTGACTTGATTTTCTCCTGCTGACCCTCCTCGCTGCCAAATTCATCAGTGTTGGAAGCCTTATAAAGAGGCAGTACATGGAGCTGCTCATCCTCGGGTATTTTTCCAATTTCTCGGTTATCCTCGCTTGTTAATGTGCACACCTGGAAAAACAAGGTGAGTTCAGTACTTTTTGTTTCAGATGatattaaataatacatctgcttttattgttcaCACAACTGTTTCAAAGTTACGCTTCGATGGGACGTTAAGGCGTAGCTCGATTTGCAGTTTCTCCGTATCTATCTTTCCTCAAATAAATACTTGTAAAGATGTACTGTACGTTTCTCAGGTTGTGCTTACCACAGTGCTTCCACCCTGCATGTTGTGGAGGTCTCTGTGAGCGTGGGCGCAGAAGTCCAGACAAGCGGTGACCCCGGAGAAGGGACGGCCCTCCTTGACCCCCAGACGACAATCTGGTGCCCTGTGTTCATGTTCCGTCTGTTTACAGGTACAACAGGAGGTACATTTGAATACGATATTAAGAGTTTCTGGAGGTTATTAAACAGTATAGACGGGGAATCTTTACAAAACGTCTTTATCATGTAGACACTTTGAAAAATACCCATGCAAAGTGTACCATTGTTGTCCTGCATGCAAGTTGCATCACTCACAAGCATATATGTGACTTAAAACcatgcaaaaacacaacattttcatcatatattttgataatacTAAATTATTAAGATGTAGATGTGGGAAGGTTAGCAGTCTATATGATGTTTAAATATACACACCTGGTTTGCATACGCTTCAGGTGCCAAAGTTTTATACAAGGGACCCAATAAGGTTGCTAGATTTTGAAGGTTGTGCTCCAGTTTCTCTTCCTGAAAGACAAAAAATTGGCAGTATTAAGTACCTTAATTAACATATTATATTAGCGTAACCATGGTGCACATATACCTCTCTCATATCATCTCCTAGTAGCTTGAATTTTCTTGGGATTTTGCTCCGGGCGAATTTGCAGCCGTTGTAGTACATGCTCCAGGAGCAGCCGAAAGAGAAAGACGCTCCACAGGCGTCAGGATTTAATCCCTGGCACGCACAGGTCCTCCTGAAGAGGGAGGACAAAAAAAGAGGATCGAATTGGTAACTTAAATCTAGAACTACATGTTGCTTTTATGCATACAGAATAAGAACCAAGAACCAAACATTCCCCTTAACTTCTGTGTTTGGTTAAAAAACTACTGTAGCGCCACTTGGCCAGACCTGAGTTCTGTAGCGCTGTCACTTACTCTTCATTGATAGCGCATCGTCTCTGGGTGAGGGCTCCATGCTTTGTTAGAGTTTCACTTAGCTCGAGGTAGAGGCGGTCAGCCAGGCTGGGCAGGATGCCCTCCCAGACCAGGATGACAACAATGATGCAGGCTGATTCACATTTGTGACCAGTGCGTTCCcgcaccagcaccagcaactTTTCGTCTACACTGGATCGACGAATCACCTGAAACGTGACAGGTAGAGGAATTTGTGCACATTCGGATATTTGAGGGCAAATACGAGGGCAGATGATTTGCCTGCTTCtcaaatgaaataaacaaaaatggtTCTTACCCATTTGGCTATGGGACACCCTTGTGTACTTTTTCCTTCCTTGCCGGTGTATATTACTTTCTCAATCCTGATGGCGCTACCAGTTAGACCAGACCTTCAAAGCAGAATAGAGGCATTAAAGTAAACACAAgaaatacagtctatgtttacgGTAATTTATTAAGAGGTCAAATATGTGGCTAACCTTTTCTCGATCCCCTCCCGAATACCGGCAACACTCGGCGCTGACCCCAAGTGAGTGTAGTACGGGCCTTCGTCCTTCTCACTGATTTGTTCTAAATATCATAAAGGAACATACGTTAATATTTACACACCGACTGATCAATCGTGTTGCAGAACCAACATCATGAGACTCACCAACACAGTGGCAGGATGCGATATCATACTGTGTTTTCATGGGGGTGTCCAGGAGGTTCTTTATAGGGGTATCCAATAGCTTCATAGGAGACTCCATGAAGCTCTGTAGGAGGTGCTCCTTCTTCGGGGTCAAATCAGGTGGTCTTTTTAGCGTTACGGCGGGGGGAGCAGCTGATGCTGATTCCATTCCACACAGGTCGGCGTTGGTTGACAGGATCGTGACGGGCCCAGAAGATTCCACCTTGACTTTATTTAACGAATTGACGACGAGGGATTTCTTCTCAAACACAGGTGAAAGCTGGTACTGCCTCAGGCTTTGTTCCATGGAGGCCAAGATGCTTCCCTGTCTCTTGCTTTGCTCGCTGCACATGGATGGTTGATTCTCCTGCTTGACTTGCACTCCGCCCATGCCCGCCTCTCGCATCTGTAACTGATGCTCCTGATGTGAACAAGGCATCTCAAATCTGGGTTCgttttccattttcacaggtcTCAGGCCAAGTTGGGGGTCACTAGTGCTCTGAAGGAGATGAGGAGGGCCCTGGCGCTCCTGCCTTTGTAGCAGGTGCATACGCAGTGCCGCGTGCCTCTGAGTGTCTCCATGGGGACCCACAGGTGCCAGAGGTAGTCGAGGTCCCCTTTGGAACTGAGCGCACGATATCTTCAGCTGCTGCTCAGCTTTAGGATACATCTGTGTTGATACCTGTTGGTTTAACGCGCCTTGCGGTAAGTGAGGTTGTGACTGCGTCGAGGTGAAGTCTGCATGGTTGGGCTGGTGGCAGTGGTTGATAGGCCGCTGTGGTTGAAATTGCTTGAGGTTACTGCTGCCTGAGTTGGGTGGAAACGGCCTTTGATGTTGTTGAAGCATTTCTGCTGTGTTATTGTAACTGAATGTTGCATGGTCGCTGTGCTGGATGTGTTGGTTGTTGGGTTGAGCAGAGTTGTTTCTAGGAGGCTGGTTGGTTTGAAGCTGCTGCTGGCCGGGCTGAGGCTGACTGCGAGGTCTGTAATCGGGAGACTTGAGCTGCTGCCCCTCAAACTGCGGCGGGTGGGACAGCGGGCGCTGAAGGTGacagtgctgttgttgttgctgctgctgttgctgtgttGGTAAAAACCCCGGTGACAGTATATCCTGCAGGTCAGGGTCTTCACATAAGTGCTCCGACTGCATCTGAGTGTGGTAGCGGCCTTCTGCTTGCTGATCTTGGTGGAAATTACGCTGCTCGGGCATCTTCTGGGGCAGAGGCTGCTGCATTTGAGGTGCTTTTGAATTCGATTGCTGCCACTCAGGGGCAGTGTTGTGCTGGGCTGGAGCACAGTGTGTTTGGGCCAGGAGACGgtcctgctgttgctgctggaaGCTGTTAGACCCCTGGCTGCTATCTGTGAAACCTGCCTGTGGCTGGAACCTTTGCGCTGCATTTGGCTCCAACATCTGGCAGTGAAGCTGGGGGTTAGCTGTCTGCTGCTCCGACTGAGGCTTAGCAGGGAAGCCCCTCCACATGTCCTGCTCTTGTGCCTGGGACGACGGGCCGCTCGCCGGTTGCTGCTGGGAAGAGTTCCGCTCTACCCAGCCTTTCTGGTGGGGAGTGGAACATGATAAGTTGGCTCTCTGCTGAGGTGCGCTCTCCATCCCGTTTTCTAAGCCAGCATGACGTGGCTGCTGGAGGCCGGGCCCCATGGGTCCAGTACTGTCAGCTCCATGTGAGCTCCCAGCATTTTGTTTAAAGGTCTGGGGTTGAATCCCGTACTGGTGGCCCCTGTCAGTGCCGAGGCGCTGATGCTGACCAGACCTGGGTTCTTCACTTTGCCCCATCTTCTGTATCCCAGCGTTGGGAAAATTTGCGTATCCGCCTGTCTCGGCTGCCTGTAGAGGAGCGCTGCGCTCCAGAAAAGAGTTCTGGTTAAACTCCTGGTTGGCCTTCGCATATATTCCTTGATGATTTGCATCATCTGGATAGCACCGTGGGCCATTTTGATGTTGTTGGGAGCTATTGGCAGTGTTTGTAGGTGAGATCATGCCAGGCAGCTGACCTAGAGACAGCTCCTGACCAGAGTATGATGGtggccgctgctgctgctgctgctgctgctgctgctgctgctggtggtctGCTTCAAAATTGTTGGAGTATCCATTCACTACATAGTTGTTATAATTGTTGCCTCCTTCGACGCTGCCCGACGCTCCaggctgctgttgctgtgagTCCGGCATTTGAGCTGAATTGGGCAATCCTGAGGTTAAAGAGGGGGGTTGAGCACCATCACCGGGCAGCTTATTTGCCAGTGAACCATTGACAGCATCCAGCTGTGGCCCAGATGTTTGTGGTGCGATTGACACTTGCTCAGGATAATACTGAGACAAGGTTTTCTCTAAAAGATCGCCCGGAGTGCTTTCTATGGTTGAGGGGGGCGATACAGCACCGTTTGGAATAGAAACTTGTTTATTCCTCGGGAGACAGAAAATATCCCCATTAGGAAAATTACAGTTCCTCTTGTCTATCTTAATCTCTGTCTGTGGGCTATTGCATCCAAACTCTGCTGCCTTTGCCAGCTCAGGAAAGCTATGCACCAAACTGGAGCTCATGTCGTCATTTCTTTTTATCTCAGAATCTACTTTAAGTTTCTTGGGCTGGTGGGCCAGTAAGGACTGCTCAGTGAGGGCATGCTTCAACTCTCCATTCATCAgttctccattcatcatgtaGGATCCTTGATCGAACAGCCCTTGCACTGAAGCAGGACTGCTGCAGTTCTCCCTGTGCCTCTTCATGGAGTTGGCACCTGCGCCGGGCTTGTAATGGTTCCAGTTCGTGTCCCCAGTGATCTGCAGAGAATCTCCCTCCGAAGACTGGCCTCCATTCTGGAGTTTGTGAGAGATGTTGCGAGATGTGCCAAATTGCGCTAATATCAGATTTTCTTCCGTCTCATGTCTGGCCTGTTCTGTTTCCATCTGGCCTGCTCAGAGTCCATCCACAGGGCTGCCCTCTGTCCGTCCTGCAGGGcaacaaagagggagagaaaccaTCATTATTCAAGCAGAGTTAtgtttttaaatacaatttatacTATGTTAGATCATACAGCGTTCCCCACGTGATTTTATTTGAACCTAGATATGTGCAGGAACTTCACACAGTCAAATACACTCTGCTGACACACATCTACCTTCAGCACTCTTCATCTAGAGGCTCAGGTCTGAATATGGCCTTAGTGAAGGGAAGGTCAGTAGAGTAATGTGTTTACACTTGGCACTGAATGTGTATCAGCTGGCAACACGATCCTGTCATAGAATTAGATTGACCCTGACCTCATCCCTCAATAACCTAAAAAAACGGATAGCAAGTAGAAagtgagcagaggaggagataaTACAAACTGGAGGTCATCGCAGGACTATGTTGGCTAACAGTGGACTGTGAGTCACCATGCTTAAGTTAAACCTACACAGCTAACCAAAAGGTGTCCTGAAGGTGTTCTGTGGTCACATTTTCAGTGCTCCAGTATCAGGAGTGCatggcaatgtgtgtgtgtgtttcctttttGAAGGCCTTTATCTCAAACTGAAAACTGTGACTTCCTGTTATGTGCTGTGTATGTGGATAGGCCAAATGCTTACTGTCACCTATACAACTGTTCTGCAGGTCAAAATAAAAGGGGGATATAGGGAAAGCAATGTGACTGCAGTGTTCTGAAACAAACCTTTTGGTTTCAAAAATGTCAATCAACCATTTGGTGTTTGGTTTACTTCCATAGTGGGAGGTTTATgcatattagggctgcaactaacgattattttcattgttgattaatctgtcgattattttctcgattaatcgcttagttgtttggtctataaaatgccagaaaatggtgaaaaatgtcgatcagtgatcagaggaaaaagagaaaaaaaagcacatatcAGCAGCTTCTTGCTTCTTTTcagacatacacaaacacacgcatcaGACAACAGCATGTGTTTCAATCCCTTCTCGAGATTCTGAGTGTTGTGTGAAGAACTCTTTTCATCTGAATTTGGTTTATTTGTTATCATATTAAAAGGACAGAATATATTACAGCAAGCATACATCTAGTTGATTGAAGGCAGTAGGATGCAAGGTTAATGTCCCAGATGgtagatgggaggaggagtcgGCTGCTCGTCAGCTGTTCGGTCGAGGTATTCCTCACCCTGAACACATTGTAATGTCAAATATGCAAATACAACTCGGTTCTCAGGTTTGAGGCCTTTTGTTATCCGGGCTCAACTCTCTATGCAGAATATAGACTCACCCCATTAAATGTTTCCCACACTGACTTAATAATCCTAATAAACTTCTTTTCAACTCTCTGATTTAAGTAAATGCTATTTGTTGGAGGAGATGAATGTAAATGAATGTAAAGACGTAAGCAACATATAGGTGAATATTTCACATGGTAATCTAAAAAGGTTTTATGTCTGGTTTCAGTTGAGCATTAAATGTATATGATTCGATATAGATAAGTTGGCCAAACTACGAGAGGAGCTagcttttaatatttataactgtaataaagtcatttaataaagtaataaaagtgATGTATGGAAAATAAGATCTCTACAGAAGGTTAAGCAGCAAACAGAGCGTATGGTTTCATTTTTACAttccccgctctctctctctgtctctctctctctctcccgctgcCTAAAGCGTATAGATTCCAGTGATTCCAGTCGAACATTGATTTCTGTCTGCCTCCCTCAATTATTAATGCATGTCACATCCGCAGCATCTGCAAAACAATTGCAGCGCGCAGGCACAAAGAGCCGCAGTCTAATCCATCATAATTATGAGCAACTCTCCTGCTGATGCTGAAGGAATGGGCAGCCGATGAGCACCGAGAGGGGCCCAGATTCAGTTTTAAGTGTTAAAGTAAAAGAGTGTTGAGCGTTAAAGCTCCAGAGAAACTGAATGTATGTAGATTCATGGTTGGCAGGAGATGAAGGGAGTTCAGATGTCCTTATTACAGTTTATATCACAAAATTTCAGTTTGTCCTCGATGTTAAATTAACATCAAACAAAGTATATTCACGTTTGCATCTTGCATGTGTCTTTTCTGTTTACTGCCAAATTGTGTTTACCTGCTTTTGacgctttaaaaaaatacactcaCACAGATTGTCCATTTCTGTTTAGCTTGTGGTGATCAATATCAAATACACAGCCACCATGCTTGTCCCTGAGCGTTGTTTTCCTACACATGTTGATGGCGAGAGATGCATTTTCCTGACTTTAATTGGTGTCC
Proteins encoded:
- the tet2 gene encoding methylcytosine dioxygenase TET2 — its product is METEQARHETEENLILAQFGTSRNISHKLQNGGQSSEGDSLQITGDTNWNHYKPGAGANSMKRHRENCSSPASVQGLFDQGSYMMNGELMNGELKHALTEQSLLAHQPKKLKVDSEIKRNDDMSSSLVHSFPELAKAAEFGCNSPQTEIKIDKRNCNFPNGDIFCLPRNKQVSIPNGAVSPPSTIESTPGDLLEKTLSQYYPEQVSIAPQTSGPQLDAVNGSLANKLPGDGAQPPSLTSGLPNSAQMPDSQQQQPGASGSVEGGNNYNNYVVNGYSNNFEADHQQQQQQQQQQQQRPPSYSGQELSLGQLPGMISPTNTANSSQQHQNGPRCYPDDANHQGIYAKANQEFNQNSFLERSAPLQAAETGGYANFPNAGIQKMGQSEEPRSGQHQRLGTDRGHQYGIQPQTFKQNAGSSHGADSTGPMGPGLQQPRHAGLENGMESAPQQRANLSCSTPHQKGWVERNSSQQQPASGPSSQAQEQDMWRGFPAKPQSEQQTANPQLHCQMLEPNAAQRFQPQAGFTDSSQGSNSFQQQQQDRLLAQTHCAPAQHNTAPEWQQSNSKAPQMQQPLPQKMPEQRNFHQDQQAEGRYHTQMQSEHLCEDPDLQDILSPGFLPTQQQQQQQQQHCHLQRPLSHPPQFEGQQLKSPDYRPRSQPQPGQQQLQTNQPPRNNSAQPNNQHIQHSDHATFSYNNTAEMLQQHQRPFPPNSGSSNLKQFQPQRPINHCHQPNHADFTSTQSQPHLPQGALNQQVSTQMYPKAEQQLKISCAQFQRGPRLPLAPVGPHGDTQRHAALRMHLLQRQERQGPPHLLQSTSDPQLGLRPVKMENEPRFEMPCSHQEHQLQMREAGMGGVQVKQENQPSMCSEQSKRQGSILASMEQSLRQYQLSPVFEKKSLVVNSLNKVKVESSGPVTILSTNADLCGMESASAAPPAVTLKRPPDLTPKKEHLLQSFMESPMKLLDTPIKNLLDTPMKTQYDIASCHCVEQISEKDEGPYYTHLGSAPSVAGIREGIEKRSGLTGSAIRIEKVIYTGKEGKSTQGCPIAKWVIRRSSVDEKLLVLVRERTGHKCESACIIVVILVWEGILPSLADRLYLELSETLTKHGALTQRRCAINEERTCACQGLNPDACGASFSFGCSWSMYYNGCKFARSKIPRKFKLLGDDMREEEKLEHNLQNLATLLGPLYKTLAPEAYANQTEHEHRAPDCRLGVKEGRPFSGVTACLDFCAHAHRDLHNMQGGSTVVCTLTSEDNREIGKIPEDEQLHVLPLYKASNTDEFGSEEGQQEKIKSGAIQVLSAFRRQVRMLSEPAKSCRQKKLDAKKAAANRNAMLDSEKAEKAALLAKAKAGAYENIAQSTPMAGPIPGAVGAILQSGQPTHPLGAHHQQLQQLQQLQQLQQLQQQQQQQHQSILPPYPGSPNVASYPRFPNHPGSFPSTSKPGAMYPPQPPTPASPYPSPLHVTNSYMNGSSRPYPGYQCNGGMPLDNYHPYYASNPKHLDMYRQQRPALYSEQPYGVHQRYEVNYPPRYGEQGLQVNGYNACSMRPVHPMRPYSPYGPNGASDPQFMDPLSRAPSAHGGLDYTAAVSKGNQFGGYANPYLSRSPQILATGQDPFHMQIKTEMGMPRPQMLSSQLSGGCLNPETQSGLGLPNGSLMGSGIKQEPGTPQTPTTPQKPEVWSDNEHNFLDPDIGGVAVAPSHGSVLIECAKRELHATTPVKNPDRTHPTRISLVFYQHKNMNEAKHGLALWEAKMAEKAREKEEDAERNGGEGTPSKGKKGAKREHPESETTGEPPYKRFIQALMQGSLSCTTNTCVNTAPYAFTKVTGPYSQFV